tttaaaaaaaggtacAACAAAGTAGTCTTTATGGCAGTTAACACTATGAAGGGAGAAATTGTCATCATTTTGCAATCAGTTGTTACCTTGTTAGTCAACTTTATTATCAAGACAACTAGACAGGAAGTTTAAACTATTGCAAATCCATCTACTTTGGAACATTAGGAGGCAAAATAAACCGTCAATTGAAACTACGAGTGATTATCTTGATATCAGCGCAAGTGGTTAAAGGTTTACCTTCATGATTTCATCAAGCAGGACAGATTTAATTTCCAGGTCTTCAAAGTTGCAAATGTACCCAGATGTTTGGATGggttcctgtttgtttttttaaaatacacaatGTTTAGTAACAATAAGACAATTCAGCTAACCATCACACAAACACCTGAGCACTCACCTCTGGGTCTAGGTTCCTGAAAACATACATCCTGGTCTTCTCCATCATCGCAAACAGATCAGGATTGTCATTCGCCCACTTCATGTCCCAAACATCCTTGCGTTCAAACTTCGATGGATCTCCTGCAGATGCCTGGTTTCCTGTGCTGTCGCCTGCAGAGGTACGAACTTCCAGGTCCAACAAAGTCAGCATTCCCGCAATGTCGATTATGGCCAGACGACTTAAAGAGAGTAACAATTACATCTTATAACAGTGTTTAAGGTTGGTTAGCAAAAGATATCTGTTCAGCACTACGTTATTCCTGCATAACACTAATCATTGCTTGCCTGGAGTTGCAGTTTAAGGACAGATAGTAGGCTCTGTTGTTCAAAGTGTACTTCTGGATGAGAACAACATTTGGGAGGCTGTATCTATGGATGGTGCCAGACTCACGGCCCTGTAAGCACATACCCAAACTCtatgtttattttacttttattgcaTGAATCAAAATTGTATAAATAAACTAGAGATGTACATACCACAATCAGGGTCTTATCTGTTGCTGAAATGCAACAAATGGGATCTTGGGTTGCCTAAAACGGAACAGAAACAGACATGCAAACAATTATATGACAATTTATACAATTTATTGAAAATTAATCTGATTCTCATTGCAACTATACCTTGGGAgctaacactttattttaaatcaaactaCTATTAGtagtatttatatatgtgtaaAGCAATTTCATACTGaaattttaacatttcaaaaaaaaaaaattcaataagaCAAAAAAGGGCTTTGCAAACAGTAGGTAGATAGatcaaatcaaaatgtattttacaatCAACATTAGGAAAAagtaagtctttttttattttttgctgcaAGCTGGATTTTACAAAACTTTTGCAACTTGAGGGGTAAAATTGTCTCTTACTGTGAAGGCTTTTGCAAAATCTGGACTGCTGTCATTGGCTCCAGATGGATTACTGTCAATGTGATAAACCCTAGAAAGGCAGgaagtgagagtgagagaaggccagagagacagacagacacacagttgTCTTTTCCACTGAGGTGAACTGTTGTCCAGGTGCTAGGATAGCCCTGGCAGAACATTAGGTCATGCCCAGCCTGTCTGGGACCTCAGTGGCGTTGGATTCAGATGAATGAATCCCTTTCATAGCAGTGTCAGTACCAACACCACAGTAAACCCAGGGTTTTATCCACTGACTCATCGAATCTAGCCTTGTGGTTATCTTGCCTTTCTGTAACTTTCCTTGATCTGTTTGATATATACTGTGGGTGTtctatattataataaatacaagTGTCAATGCAGCTCCATTGCACTGTAAATGTTATGCCAATGTCTGGAAAAAAActcacctctctcttccctccttcTTAGTTCTCGTCACTTGGTTGATCTCAAGGGCAGTTAACTTCTTTGCCACTCTGTACTGCCATAAGTAGAAAGCCTCTTTGGATGCAGCAATCACGTGTGTCTTGGTCATGGTGACAAACAGTGGATCTGACCAAGTAGACAAGTGGCATACTTTATTACAAAAATAAGGATCAATGTAGACTGTATGTTCAGTCTTACTTGGGAACAACTAAATCAATTGTATCCATCTCTTTTCATTGCCATGtaatgtaaagtgtgtgtgcccACCTTGGGCTTGTCAAAGCAAAGGTTGCAATGTCAATGCCAACTCCCCAACTAAGAGGATTTCAGTACATACACTGTACATAAATAATACCTaggttttcacattttatttggtTGGTGAAAAGttacatacaatacaattcATTCTCTTGCAGGGAACTATACCAAACTACAATGAAAACTTGGCAAATGAAGGTTTGTAAATCATTGgtaaatctttcttttttgtaactttaaaCTAGGAACAACTCATATTTTCTGCGTGGATAAATACAAGATGAGAATACAGTGTTCTCTAAATGATAAACTTGACtagtttgggaaaaaaaaatccatcatgAGGCCACAAGAGGCGACACTACCAAAAGGCACACTTGAATTCACTCTTTTATTATTGAACTAGGCGGGATATCTGCAACCAGTTCAGACCCACTAAGTCCTTCAAATCTGCAGACTTGGAACCTTCTCCTGAGGTTCTTAACAAACATTCAGCCAGGTCAAGCAGGGACAGAATGCTGAATATTTGTGAGCTATAAAAATGCCCAGAGCTAGCTGTCTGTTTGCTATAGGATGCTGTGAGCACATGAAAGATGTAACTGTGGGCTGCAGGTGGCAGAAGGCCAACCACCATTACTCTCTATACCCAGGGTGTGATCTCTCACATTGACTTGAAGAAATACACCACCCTTATGGTAAATTAGGACTTTGATCAACCCACTGTTGTGCCACAAGAAGATTATTACCAAGTTCACTTCTGTGTGCCAACTGTATATAAGCTTGAAGGGCACACGGCTTGTTTATAATGTGTTGACTAGTAAACGCAAAAGTGGCATCACAAGATAagtatttctttgtttaatgtaTGAACTCACCAATGTCAATGTATTTTGAGTCCAGTGGAGTCCCAATGGAGTTGCACAGAATCAGGACATACTGAAGAACACACAGTAGTGCAACGTTATTCAACAGGTTAACTTCTGATtctttatcaaaacaaaatattCCTCATTTTGAGTGTGTGGTTTTAATTTGTATCATTACCCTTGCATGGCTTCCAGAATCTAACTCAGCATCCTCCTTTGTGGCATTGAATTAGAAAAACAGGAGGCAAGACAGCAAAGAAACATTTGTGATCCTTACTATCACTCTTTATCTTCGATATCAATGAATAGGCTTGTCTCAGTCATACAGCATGTAACTAGATAATTAAATGCAATGTTTTATAAATCATTACAaggccttttgttttgttattttgctttCCTCTCACATGTTAGGTCATATAATCTGGAGATGTTTGTACCTGAGGTTGGGTGTCATCTGCCTTGCTGGCTAGGATGCAGAAGTCCCCTGAGGTAGTGATGGACATCAAGCTCTTGACATATTTGACAAACTTCTCGTTGTTTTTGGTGTCCCAGAATACAACACAGTACTCTTGCCGCTCTGGCTTTGTGTAGGCGTACACCACTGTGCTGCTACAGTAGCCCCACTgttaaaacacataaaagagCTGGTGAGGTTTACCTTCTGTGCGGGGCTTCGAAATTTTAGGAAGAAATATGATCAAACAAAAGACATGTTCCTTCAAATGACCAAACATTTTTTAGACCGATCCAACAAGCAAGGTGTTGTCTTTGCAGTTCCACAGAGCGTAGACGGTTGCTTcataaaactacaaaaagattgccagtttctattttttgacacacacctatgtaaaagagacacttgaaaatgaatggaacaTGTAACACTACCCCAATATCTTCCAAACATTCTATTGATTTAAAGCTGATTAATTTTATTGTGACACAGTGTTTACTCAAATTTGTCATCAATGTCTTTATGGAACCAAGTTTTACTCACTTACTAGTTTTTATTGACTCTGCCCTGATGAATACTGAGCAACTGGCCAGCGTTTAACCATACACATGCCAGATTACATATTTCATTATGTTTTCTCTGTCTATGAGTATCTTCAAGAACTGTTTCTTTCATcaaaaactttaatttaaagCAAAACACACATCTTGTTACCTTGTAGTCAGGTCTTATGTTTGCAAAGTAGATGTAGGAGTCCACAGCGAGGCCAATACGCAGCCCTCCTCCCTCCCAGCCAACTCCTGTCATCTGCTTCCCAGGCACTTTAAGAGTTCTCAGATGCTGTTTAAAGGGAGTCAGGGGTATGGGTATGCAAAGGATGGTTTTTAATTAATAGCAATGATTCAAAGCCTGCTTTGTCAGGTGCTGAGACCTCTAGCTATTAGAGCACAATTCCCAGCCTACTTGCATTTTTAACCACTCGATAATGTAAGATggtacaaaaacagaaaaactggCATGGCAAGGTACTTAAttcttaaatttattttttttttactattcttTATCAACTCATACCATTTAATGTAAATTGTTCTTGTTGGTCACCATAAACTATAAAACTCTGTATAAGGGATCACAATCTTCCCCCTCACCTCTCCAAATGGTGTGTAGAACTGCACAACATTAACTTCTTTCTCCAGATTTGAGGCTCTGAGAGAACCTGCTACCGCCAGAACACTGCCACAATGATTCCACTGGATACTGACCACATTCATCAGAGAGTCAATAAAGACTGGGTCTGAAGAAAAGGGCAGCAGCATAGCTCATCACCATTGGTAAACATTTCATTGAAGTGTAAACTGGAAAATATATGTCTTTCTCCTTACTTTCATCATTCTCGTAGCGCATGACCTGGCATCTTCCATTGTCAAAACAGATTGCAAGACATGGACAGTCTGGTTCAACGTAACCCCCAGTTCCTGCATACCAGTGGATACCTGCAATACTGACAGCTCCAGTCGCATTGGTGAGACAGCTGATGGTCATTTTCATCTGAAATATAACAtcaattattttgtattaatttcACGTGGATAAACGATGCAAAGTGTTCCTTTAAGCATTCAACGGAAGTGGTAGTAGTGTGCTTTGCTATCTAcccctttttttcaatatcaCTAGAAGTTTCCAAAGTCAGACATTTTCAAGTCCTATACTTAGGGGCTTTCCAAAATTGACTTTGATTATTTCTGGATCACTAACAAGAAGATATCCCACCATTTAAAGCTTTAAGTAGGCTATCGAATTGTCCCACAATATACAGAATAACCTACAGTTTCTCTTTACAAAAAACCTGCACCTTTGAAAATACCATCTCTGCCTTGCCACTCCTTCTGCACATTTGACTGTGCATTGCACCtacatttgtatttataaaATTAGCATCCTATGAGTAAGGAAGCCATGTAGTTCTACATGGGTAAATACTAAAATTAACTGACATTTGTATATTAAGCACTCACTATGAAGTTTCCTTGATTGTCGTAGATTTGTACTTCCCCGTTGGCCATACCGAAGAGGAGGATCTTGCTGTCTGGCGACCATGCCACATGAGCAAGCTGATTTCCCTTTAGCTCCTTTCCCCAAATCCGGtttccttaaaaaataaaaaaaataaagaaaaagcattAATTCCAAATTTATCCTTCTGCACATGTCCGTACTCCTTCCCTCAGTAGGTAAACAAAGCATCGTGGTCAGTGTTAGTGATTTTATGCGTAACCTAGTTGGAAAAAATATGCAAATTGCCCTCCTTTTATTAGATCTTTGGTAGTAACACTGGAAATCTGTTTTTACCATCGACAGATCCAACAATGACTGCTCCATCTTCATACACAATGCAGATCTTCTGACCGTCGGCGTTCCAACTCATGCTCCTCACCACCGACTTGTTCCGGTTGTTGATCATCTCCTCGTACCATGCACCTTTGGAAGTGTCAAAGACAAACAATTATTAAAAGCCACATTTACTACAAGACAACTTGTTGTTTTGATGTGTAGACAGTAATCACCTTTGTAAAGCATCCATACAATGATGAGTCCATTCTGGTCACTGGTTGTCAGTTTCTCATACTGTTCATTCCACGTGACCACTTGTACTGCGCCTGCAAGTGTAGTAATCATGAAAAGTTTGATCATTTTCCAGTGGCTCGTCTGTGCACCAaccaattttaaattttgtggACGCTGCCTGTTACTAACTATAGTGTAATGACTACAGGTCTGGTAAGTACTGAATACAACTTACCACTATGTCCCTCTAGAGTTTGGTTCATTGACAGATTACTGGGTGCAGCAAGACCTTTAAGTTTAGCATCATCTGTTGAGAAAGGAGTGAAAGAGATTAGCTTCAGGATCTAAAAAATGTGCAAGCAATTCTTAGTGAGGAAACTGTTAAGAAACTTTTTAAAAGACACACACTTGTCTACATTATTAGAGCCGTAGTTTGTAGTTAATAAATACCAgcacacattgtttttattgtttatttccctCTACTGTTGGTG
Above is a genomic segment from Etheostoma spectabile isolate EspeVRDwgs_2016 chromosome 20, UIUC_Espe_1.0, whole genome shotgun sequence containing:
- the wdr35 gene encoding WD repeat-containing protein 35 isoform X2, translating into MFIYLSKKIAIPNNIHLKCVSWNKDQGFIACGGDDGLLRVLKLESQTDDAKLKGLAAPSNLSMNQTLEGHSGAVQVVTWNEQYEKLTTSDQNGLIIVWMLYKGAWYEEMINNRNKSVVRSMSWNADGQKICIVYEDGAVIVGSVDGNRIWGKELKGNQLAHVAWSPDSKILLFGMANGEVQIYDNQGNFIMKMTISCLTNATGAVSIAGIHWYAGTGGYVEPDCPCLAICFDNGRCQVMRYENDENPVFIDSLMNVVSIQWNHCGSVLAVAGSLRASNLEKEVNVVQFYTPFGEHLRTLKVPGKQMTGVGWEGGGLRIGLAVDSYIYFANIRPDYKWGYCSSTVVYAYTKPERQEYCVVFWDTKNNEKFVKYVKSLMSITTSGDFCILASKADDTQPQDAELDSGSHARYVLILCNSIGTPLDSKYIDIDPLFVTMTKTHVIAASKEAFYLWQYRVAKKLTALEINQVTRTKKEGRERVYHIDSNPSGANDSSPDFAKAFTATQDPICCISATDKTLIVGRESGTIHRYSLPNVVLIQKYTLNNRAYYLSLNCNSSRLAIIDIAGMLTLLDLEVRTSAGDSTGNQASAGDPSKFERKDVWDMKWANDNPDLFAMMEKTRMYVFRNLDPEEPIQTSGYICNFEDLEIKSVLLDEIMKDPERPNKDNLINFEIRSLRDSRALIEKVGIEDASQFIEDNPHPRLWRLLAEAALQKLDLKTAEQAFVRCKDYQGIEFVKRLGNLHSEPMKQAEVAAYFSRFEEAERLYLDMDRRDLAISLRIKLGDWFRVLQLLKTGSGDCDDTLLEQAYNAIGDYFADRQKWVNAVQYYLQGRNQERLAECYYMLEDYFSLEKLTTVLPENHKLLPDIGQMFATVGMCEQAVKAYLKCNQPKAAVDTCVHLNQWNKAVELARTHNMKEIKSLLSKYASHLLEKNKTLEVVELYRKAHHFLDAAKLMFKIADEEAKKRTRPLRVKKLYVLAARLVEDYHEQVKTSQQSKAKGKKSEATSALAGLLEEDATSSDNRVVDSAWRGAEAYHFFLLAQRQLYEGYMENAMRTALHLREYEDIIPAVEIYSLLAICSAANGAFSTCSQAFIKLESLESLDSEQRQLYEDLALEIFTKHTPKDNLTMDPYGSSEGTEGTLPTCIVTGLPIQEYQFWMCSVCKHCALAHEIGKYNSCPLCHSPVA
- the wdr35 gene encoding WD repeat-containing protein 35 isoform X1 produces the protein MFIYLSKKIAIPNNIHLKCVSWNKDQGFIACGGDDGLLRVLKLESQTDDAKLKGLAAPSNLSMNQTLEGHSGAVQVVTWNEQYEKLTTSDQNGLIIVWMLYKGAWYEEMINNRNKSVVRSMSWNADGQKICIVYEDGAVIVGSVDGNRIWGKELKGNQLAHVAWSPDSKILLFGMANGEVQIYDNQGNFIMKMTISCLTNATGAVSIAGIHWYAGTGGYVEPDCPCLAICFDNGRCQVMRYENDENPVFIDSLMNVVSIQWNHCGSVLAVAGSLRASNLEKEVNVVQFYTPFGEHLRTLKVPGKQMTGVGWEGGGLRIGLAVDSYIYFANIRPDYKWGYCSSTVVYAYTKPERQEYCVVFWDTKNNEKFVKYVKSLMSITTSGDFCILASKADDTQPQEDAELDSGSHARYVLILCNSIGTPLDSKYIDIDPLFVTMTKTHVIAASKEAFYLWQYRVAKKLTALEINQVTRTKKEGRERVYHIDSNPSGANDSSPDFAKAFTATQDPICCISATDKTLIVGRESGTIHRYSLPNVVLIQKYTLNNRAYYLSLNCNSSRLAIIDIAGMLTLLDLEVRTSAGDSTGNQASAGDPSKFERKDVWDMKWANDNPDLFAMMEKTRMYVFRNLDPEEPIQTSGYICNFEDLEIKSVLLDEIMKDPERPNKDNLINFEIRSLRDSRALIEKVGIEDASQFIEDNPHPRLWRLLAEAALQKLDLKTAEQAFVRCKDYQGIEFVKRLGNLHSEPMKQAEVAAYFSRFEEAERLYLDMDRRDLAISLRIKLGDWFRVLQLLKTGSGDCDDTLLEQAYNAIGDYFADRQKWVNAVQYYLQGRNQERLAECYYMLEDYFSLEKLTTVLPENHKLLPDIGQMFATVGMCEQAVKAYLKCNQPKAAVDTCVHLNQWNKAVELARTHNMKEIKSLLSKYASHLLEKNKTLEVVELYRKAHHFLDAAKLMFKIADEEAKKRTRPLRVKKLYVLAARLVEDYHEQVKTSQQSKAKGKKSEATSALAGLLEEDATSSDNRVVDSAWRGAEAYHFFLLAQRQLYEGYMENAMRTALHLREYEDIIPAVEIYSLLAICSAANGAFSTCSQAFIKLESLESLDSEQRQLYEDLALEIFTKHTPKDNLTMDPYGSSEGTEGTLPTCIVTGLPIQEYQFWMCSVCKHCALAHEIGKYNSCPLCHSPVA
- the wdr35 gene encoding WD repeat-containing protein 35 isoform X3 — its product is MFIYLSKKIAIPNNIHLKCVSWNKDQGFIACGGDDGLLRVLKLESQTDDAKLKGLAAPSNLSMNQTLEGHSGAVQVVTWNEQYEKLTTSDQNGLIIVWMLYKGAWYEEMINNRNKSVVRSMSWNADGQKICIVYEDGAVIVGSVDGNRIWGKELKGNQLAHVAWSPDSKILLFGMANGEVQIYDNQGNFIMKMTISCLTNATGAVSIAGIHWYAGTGGYVEPDCPCLAICFDNGRCQVMRYENDENPVFIDSLMNVVSIQWNHCGSVLAVAGSLRASNLEKEVNVVQFYTPFGEHLRTLKVPGKQMTGVGWEGGGLRIGLAVDSYIYFANIRPDYKWGYCSSTVVYAYTKPERQEYCVVFWDTKNNEKFVKYVKSLMSITTSGDFCILASKADDTQPQYVLILCNSIGTPLDSKYIDIDPLFVTMTKTHVIAASKEAFYLWQYRVAKKLTALEINQVTRTKKEGRERVYHIDSNPSGANDSSPDFAKAFTATQDPICCISATDKTLIVGRESGTIHRYSLPNVVLIQKYTLNNRAYYLSLNCNSSRLAIIDIAGMLTLLDLEVRTSAGDSTGNQASAGDPSKFERKDVWDMKWANDNPDLFAMMEKTRMYVFRNLDPEEPIQTSGYICNFEDLEIKSVLLDEIMKDPERPNKDNLINFEIRSLRDSRALIEKVGIEDASQFIEDNPHPRLWRLLAEAALQKLDLKTAEQAFVRCKDYQGIEFVKRLGNLHSEPMKQAEVAAYFSRFEEAERLYLDMDRRDLAISLRIKLGDWFRVLQLLKTGSGDCDDTLLEQAYNAIGDYFADRQKWVNAVQYYLQGRNQERLAECYYMLEDYFSLEKLTTVLPENHKLLPDIGQMFATVGMCEQAVKAYLKCNQPKAAVDTCVHLNQWNKAVELARTHNMKEIKSLLSKYASHLLEKNKTLEVVELYRKAHHFLDAAKLMFKIADEEAKKRTRPLRVKKLYVLAARLVEDYHEQVKTSQQSKAKGKKSEATSALAGLLEEDATSSDNRVVDSAWRGAEAYHFFLLAQRQLYEGYMENAMRTALHLREYEDIIPAVEIYSLLAICSAANGAFSTCSQAFIKLESLESLDSEQRQLYEDLALEIFTKHTPKDNLTMDPYGSSEGTEGTLPTCIVTGLPIQEYQFWMCSVCKHCALAHEIGKYNSCPLCHSPVA